The Panicum virgatum strain AP13 chromosome 5K, P.virgatum_v5, whole genome shotgun sequence genome has a window encoding:
- the LOC120705630 gene encoding dol-P-Man:Man(6)GlcNAc(2)-PP-Dol alpha-1,2-mannosyltransferase-like, translating into MSLSSARQRRATAASPLTDDGYAKDAKDRGRRPGGGGDGDGEDGGIKWFLPFLALGLLRHMSASSNLIHDCDEVFNYWEPLHFLLYRSGFQTWEYSSDFALRSYLYLSIHALVAGPASLIFGEHKIRVFYSVRIFLGLISTVTETVLVVALSRRYGKRLACYVLAMLCLSSGCFFASTSFLPSSFSMYAVTLSSGLFLLEKYAAAVSVAAAGVILGWPFSILVFLPVTVYSLIRGPFGRVFLSGFLTSVSLLVLSFLADYHCYGRWTFSVFNLLKYNVLGGGESHLYGTEGPSFYFRNGFNNFNFAFILALLFLGVVPFARKKYAPDLLMVVSPVYIWLAFMSLQAHKEERFLYPIYTLICVAAASVIDIFPDFFHDKYSSDQSIFEKIAKGLRPLILGFILCASHSRTFSMLNGYGAPLQIYQHLEYHEDSGPGSILCVGSEWHRYPSSFFIPSYISEVRWIDDGFRGLLPFPFNETLGGTTAAPAYFNNKNKASEEQYLKDIGACTLLVELDLRRPYPSRGNDLTTWEALAALPFLDRELSSALYRSFFVPYRWQENNVFGLYKLLRRLRADQHKSTDV; encoded by the exons ATGTCGCTCTCGTCGGCGCGCCAGcgccgggccacggcggcgtcgccgctAACCGACGATGGGTACGCCAAGGACGCCAAGGACCGGGGGCgtcgccccggcggcggcggcgacggggacggCGAGGACGGGGGTATCAAGTGGTTCCTCCCGTTCCTGGCGCTCGGGCTCCTCCGCCACATGAGCGCGTCCTCCAACCTGATCCACGACTGCGACGAGGTCTTCAACTACTGGGAGCCCCTCCACTTCCTCCTCTACCGCTCCGGCTTCCAGACCTGGGAGTACAG TTCCGACTTTGCTCTTAGATCATATTTATACCTTTCCATTCATGCCCTTGTAGCTGGCCCTGCTTCATTGATCTTTGGTGAGCATAAA ATCCGTGTGTTCTACTCAGTGAGAATCTTTCTTGGTCTTATTTCAACTGTAACTGAAACTGTTCTGGTGGTTGCTCTTTCAAGAAGATATGGAAAAAGACTCGCTTGTTATGTTCTTGCGATGCTATGCTTATCCAGTGGTTGCTTCTTTGCTAGTACCA GTTTCCTGCCAAGTTCATTCTCCATGTATGCTGTTACACTTTCATCTGGACTCTTCCTTCTTGAGAAATATGCTGCTGCCGTCTCAGTTGCAGCTGCCGGAGTGATCCTTGGTTGGCCTTTCTCAATTTTGGTATTCCTTCCTGTTACTGTTTACTCATTAATTAGAGGACCTTTTGGAAGGGTATTTTTATCCGGATTCCTGACTTCAGTGAGCCTTCTT GTTCTTTCGTTTCTTGCTGATTATCACTGCTATGGTCGATGGACATTCTCGGTGTTCAATCTTCTGAAATATAATGTTCTTGGTGGTGGCGAAAGTCACTTGTATGGAACCGAGGGCCCTTCATTCTACTTCAGAAATGGATTCAATAATTTCAATTTTGCCTTCATCCTTGCTCTTCTGTTCTTGGGGGTTGTACCATTTGCAAGAAAGAAATATGCTCCAGATCTACTGATGGTTGTCTCTCCTGTTTATATCTGGTTGGCTTTCATGTCTTTGCAGGCACACAAAGAAGAAAG GTTTCTCTATCCAATATATACATTGATATGTGTTGCAGCTGCATCTGTTATTGACATCTTTCCTGATTTTTTCCATGACAAATATTCATCTGATCAGTCTATCTTTGAAAAG ATAGCCAAGGGTCTACGGCCTTTGATCCTTGGTTTTATTTTGTGTGCCTCCCACAGCCGAACATTTTCCATGTTGAATGGATACGGTGCTCCCCTGCAGATCTATCAGCATTTAGAATATCACGAAGATTCTGGGCCTG GGTCTATTCTGTGTGTTGGGAGTGAGTGGCATCGCTATCCGTCATCGTTCTTCATACCCTCCTATATCAGTGAAGTTAGGTGGATAGATGATGGCTTCCGTGGGCTGCTTCCATTTCCCTTCAATGAGACCCTGGGTGGCACCACCGCTGCTCCGGCATACTTCAACAACAAGAATAAGGCCTCTGAGGAGCAATAT CTTAAGGATATCGGAGCATGTACCTTATTGGTGGAACTTGATCTAAGGAGGCCTTATCCCTCACGTGGAAATGACTTGACAACGTGGGAG GCATTGGCGGCACTACCATTCCTAGATAGAGAGCTTTCCTCTGCATTATACCGGTCATTCTTTGTACCATACCGATGGCAAGAAAACAATGTTTTCGGCCTATACAAGTTGCTGAGGAGGTTGCGTGCTGACCAACACAAGTCAACAGATGTCTAG
- the LOC120709417 gene encoding aspartate--tRNA ligase 2, cytoplasmic-like: MVCNLLAASILLLGDKQHFGGAVEIQVRKIYCVNRAIPVLPINIEDAARGEMEFEKFAIIYVVVDCAVSDGMLYGPMNTGLKFREFLLSESFVGIHTPKLIQGSSEGGASVFNLLYNGQPACLGQSPQLHKQMAICGGFERVFEIGPVFRAENSHTHKHLCEFIGLDAEMEIKEHYFEVCDIVDGLFVSIFKHLNENCKMELEAINRQYPFEPLKFLDQTLKLTYEEGIQMLKEAGTEIEPMGDLNTYAEKKLGRLVKEKYGTDFFILYQYPLAVRPFYTMPCYNNPAYSNSFDVFIRGEEIISGAQRIHVPGLLDKRAAECGIDVSTISTYIESFSYGAPPHGGFGAGLERVVMLFCGLKNIRMTSLFPRDPRRLVP; encoded by the exons ATGGTATGCAACCTATTGGCGGCAAGCATATTGTTGCTTGGGGACAAGCAACATTTCGGCGGGGCG GTTGAGATTCAAGTACGGAAGATCTATTGTGTCAATAGGGCTATACCGGTTCTTCCGATTAACATTGAGGACGCAGCACGGGGCGAGATGGAATTTGAAAAG TTTGCTATTATTTATGTTGTTGTGGATTGTGCTGTGTCAGATGGCATGCTATATGGCCCCATGAACACCGGCCTT AAATTCAGAGAATTTTTATTGTCAGAGAGCTTTGTTGGGATCCATACCCCGAAACTGATTCAAGGATCCAGCGAGGGTGGTGCATCCGTATTCAACCTTTTATACAATGGTCAGCCTGCTTGTTTAGGACAATCTCCTCAGTTGCACAAGCAAATGGCTATTTGTGGTGGGTTTGAACGTGTATTCGAGATTGGTCCTGTGTTTAGAGCAGAAAATTCCCACACACACAAGCATCTGTGTGAGTTTATAGGTCTTGATGCTGAAATGGAGATTAAGGAGCACTATTTTGAG GTTTGTGATATTGTAGATGGTTTATTTGTCTCAATATTTAAACATTTGAATGAAAACTGCAAGATGGAACTCGAGGCAATAAATAGGCAGTATCCGTTTGAACCACTAAAG TTTCTGGATCAAACCCTGAAGCTCACTTATGAGGAAGGAATTCAAATGTTGAAG GAAGCTGGAACAGAAATTGAACCCATGGGTGACCTCAATACTTATGCTGAGAAAAAGCTTGGTCGCCTTGTCAAGGAAAA GTATGGCACAGATTTTTTCATTCTCTATCAGTATCCTCTGGCCGTACGACCATtctacaccatgccttgttatAACAACCCAGCTTACAGCAATTCTTTCGATGTCTTCATTCGAG GCGAGGAGATAATTTCTGGAGCACAAAGAATACATGTACCTGGGCTGTTGGACAAACGTGCTGCAGAGTGTGGAATTGATGTCAGTACTATCTCGACATACATTGAATCATTCAG TTATGGTGCACCTCCTCATGGCGGTTTTGGGGCAGGCTTGGAAAGAGTTGTCATGCTGTTCTGCGGCCTGAAAAACATCAGGATGACTTCACTCTTCCCGCGTGACCCACGGCGGCTTGTTCCTTAA
- the LOC120705631 gene encoding uncharacterized protein LOC120705631, translated as MESSEQRGDALWAPGSGVLTGSTDPDGCGHGGSGASYGGDGSLDCGGGSGYNGCNDYECYIRDENGGAPPMLSEDTALPMFDEMRPSVVVWDGDIEHDVNYHGGLLDLLAHGEEHLVDKKMISIANPDIHHEPPHVNGIHFPFELGVDAAYDGFEGISPSHMVLNDEMPHDRDLNDGLLQQGVWSSECKGDEVVKWDDELQHDLEPHCLLQHLDQNGDYLVSEERKLTAETFTIKLLSQNHGMVLSDATQEVLQQMPKKIVWDEDLLSGPDVGSSLLQKIALDGQYLDSEKAESIVGLNRAEQKFEAILGTQNADTLFNEVVWDDGLAPGLGTHSSLQKQLAGKCKKNFQFYAVRALCGTTQTGRININQLVLQKSQEGVLGCFSPWKDGTLPMPKDRPIWKHSNIGSAVGEHQFALYTIAMRRWDPGIHKFTLFDASVIWRYITMVFALGDISMLLQFMQVFSLHIVYPADMKSHLDQDGMAILTVSEACGHQRDIEVVVKPRSSSSSVTAHSTILRYKRIVVPSREESEGTMCKRRLHLVDDKDHYLHIVILSMIQPWDPSVPEFRVQVVNPSSMIKQPILEEMLTWKFDSFILVVSALQIDPYMRRQWDPGIEIGRLNDVVQDSLLTQVLETNSE; from the coding sequence ATGGAATCATCAGAACAGCGGGGGGATGCGCTTTGGGCTCCTGGAAGTGGCGTGCTCACTGGTAGCACCGACCCTGATGGgtgcggccatggcggcagcggGGCGAGCTACGGCGGAGATGGCAGCCTCGACTGCGGTGGTGGTAGCGGCTACAACGGCTGCAACGACTATGAGTGCTACATCCGTGACGAGAATGGTGGTGCTCCTCCGATGCTGTCTGAAGATACGGCACTCCCTATGTTCGATGAAATGCGTCCCTCAGTTGTGGTTTGGGATGGGGACATCGAGCATGACGTCAACTACCATGGTGGGCTACTGGATCTGCTAGCTCATGGAGAAGAGCACTTGGTTGATAAGAAAATGATCTCAATTGCCAATCCAGACATCCATCACGAGCCACCTCATGTAAATGGCATCCactttccttttgagcttggtGTGGATGCTGCGTATGATGGGTTTGAGGGAATATCCCCTTCACATATGGTACTGAATGATGAGATGCCGCATGACCGAGACTTGAATGATGGCTTGCTGCAGCAGGGGGTATGGAGTAGTGAGTGTAAGGGTGACGAGGTTGTCAAGTGGGATGATGAGTTGCAGCACGACCTTGAACCACATTGTTTGCTGCAGCACTTGGATCAAAATGGAGATTATTTGGTTAGTGAGGAGAGGAAGCTAACTGCTGAAACATTCACCATTAAATTGCTTAGTCAGAACCATGGCATGGTGTTAAGTGATGCTACACAGGAGGTGCTTCAGCAAATGCCCAAGAAGATTGTATGGGATGAAGATCTGCTATCTGGCCCCGATGTGGGCAGCAGCTTACTACAGAAAATAGCCCTGGACGGACAGTACTTGGATAGTGAAAAGGCAGAGTCAATTGTTGGGTTGAACCGTGCAGAACAAAAGTTTGAAGCAATACTTGGCACACAAAATGCAGATACTTTGTTCAATGAAGTGGTGTGGGATGATGGCCTAGCACCTGGCCTTGGTACGCATAGTAGTTTGCAGAAGCAACTTGCAGGGAAGTGCAAGAAAAATTTTCAGTTCTATGCAGTGAGAGCCTTGTGTGGAACAACACAAACTGGACGGATCAATATCAACCAGTTAGTACTTCAAAAATCGCAAGAAGGGGTGTTAGGATGTTTCAGCCCATGGAAGGATGGCACCCTACCAATGCCGAAGGACAGGCCTATATGGAAGCATAGCAACATTGGTTCAGCAGTAGGTGAGCATCAATTTGCATTATACACGATTGCTATGAGACGGTGGGATCCAGGTATCCATAAGTTCACATTGTTTGATGCTAGTGTTATCTGGAGGTATATTACCATGGTATTTGCATTGGGTGACATATCAATGTTACTTCAGTTTATGCAAGTGTTCAGTCTGCATATTGTCTATCCTGCTGATATGAAGAGTCATTTGGATCAAGATGGCATGGCTATATTAACAGTCAGTGAGGCTTGTGGACACCAACGAGATATAGAAGTTGTTGTGAAaccgaggagcagcagcagctcagtAACCGCTCACTCCACAATTCTTCGTTATAAGCGTATAGTTGTTCCAAGTAGAGAAGAATCAGAAGGTACCATGTGCAAAAGAAGATTACACCTTGTTGATGACAAGGATCACTATTTACACATTGTTATCTTATCAATGATCCAGCCATGGGATCCATCTGTTCCTGAATTCAGAGTACAGGTTGTCAATCCTAGCAGCATGATTAAGCAACCTATTCTGGAAGAAATGCTGACATGGAAGTTTGATAGTTTTATTCTGGTAGTAAGTGCTTTGCAAATTGATCCATACATGAGGAGACAATGGGATCCTGGTATTGAAATTGGCAGGTTAAATGATGTTGTTCAAGACAGCCTGCTCACACAAGTTCTTGAGACAAACTCAGAATGA